A part of Cryptococcus decagattii chromosome 2, complete sequence genomic DNA contains:
- a CDS encoding biotin-[acetyl-CoA-carboxylase] ligase, whose protein sequence is MPGPAPSAHQVLVYSGPGVSPLSLSHTLLTLRLLLLPHYTVQPAAPDLLADQPWEPSCALLVVPGGRDIPYVDELTDKRQVTNRIKEYVEHGGRFLGICAGAYFASAEVRFGVGGGMEVTGKRDLAFFPGPSTGPVFQGFQYASESGSRAVVLNLHESSKLTTLNHIYYNGGGHFVFPSPPPPNVQVLARFQETSSDPSEQLIAAVFTQNGKGRTILSSVHPEYPLSDPPASNAIAKLDVRPSQVEIEMSDKARLSWVEELLIKLGLTPPERLTAADRAKSSVDSEEDPALLLHPTHPSPIFLLSHPKLPQLPEAAVNKPELKDKMKQEDGWNVLRDANDEIHFGTMEATSPERAASEDGITQWLAGARRTRPVFPLSIQDLSLQSDSTPQPPSPPNFHSLTKTILLPSPSVEYSSRWTPLFNFSTYWDELDQARKRSGRRSGVMRQGSDGQGEKCSLGDLVLYGETVTSTQTMLDNNPLLLANLATPLVFLASFQLSGRGRGSNMWLSPPGCLQFSLLLDLPASLSSKMVFIQYIMALAVCEAVDEDGRLGVRIKWPNDIYAEVEGVGGTEIGSGKKGKVKLGGILVNTSYVGGKWRIVVGCGINVLNALPTSSISQLHSLLSAKLSSTSSNKPLPPAPTMEGTFARIMSSFDAKWEQFIEEKGFKGFMDEYHGRWLHSGQDVLLTTTEPHTRVRILSITPDHGLLRCIPISDKPKTSTGLTPLYNRDVDAGEDDRGSWSSPSPSSAPRFTTAGAQAQNQSSFVDLQPDGNSFDLMSGLIKRKV, encoded by the exons ATGCCAGGTCCCGCCCCTTCCGCGCACCAGGTGCTCGTGTACTCCGGCCCGGGGGTGTCCCCCCTCTCGCTCTCACACACCCTTCTCAccctccgcctcctcctccttccccacTACACCGTGCAGCCAGCAGCCCCAGACCTCCTCGCAGACCAGCCATGGGAGCCCTCCTGCGCACTCCTCGTCGTCCCAGGCGGCAGAGACATCCCGTACGTCGACGAGCTCACAGACAAGAGGCAGGTCACAAACAGGATCAAGGAGTATGTTGAACACGGCGGCCGCTTCCTGGGCATATGCGCCGGAGCGTACTTTGCCAGTGCCGAGGTGAGGTTTGGTGTCGGGGGCGGTATGGAAGTTACCGGGAAGAGAGATTTG GCCTTCTTCCCCGGTCCCAGCACGGGACCCGTATTCCAAGGTTTCCAGTATGCCTCTGAATCCGGATCCAGAGCTGTCGTCCTCAATCTCCACGAATCTTCCAAGCTCACGACACTCAACCACATCTACTACAATGGCGGCGGCCATTTCGTCTTTCCCTCCCCACCGCCTCCAAATGTCCAAGTCCTCGCTCGCTTCCAAGAAACCTCTTCCGACCCGTCAGAACAGCTCATCGCCGCCGTCTTCACCCAGAATGGCAAAGGTCGCACCATTCTCTCCTCTGTTCACCCAGAGTACCCTCTCTCGGACCCTCCGGCAAGTAACGCTATTGCAAAACTGGACGTTCGACCATCTCAAGTGGAGATTGAAATGAGCGACAAGGCGCGGCTGTCGTGGGTCGAGGAATTACTCATCAAGCTGGGGTTGACCCCACCTGAACGTCTTACCGCTGCAGACCGAGCCAAATCCTCGGTCGACTCAGAAGAAGACCCGGccctcctccttcacccTACTCACCCTTCACCAATCTTCCTCTTGTCTCATCCCAAATTGCCTCAATTACCCGAGGCAGCTGTGAACAAGCCAGAACTCAAGGATAAGATgaagcaagaagatggCTGGAATGTTTTGCGGGATGCGAATGATGAAATTCATTTTGGTACTATGGAAGCTACGTCACCTGAACGAGCAGCTTCTGAAGATGGTATCACGCAATGGCTTGCGGGAGCCCGTCGTACCCGACCCGTTTTCCCGCTTTCCATCCAAGATCTTTCCCTACAATCCGATTCTACCCCACAACCTCCCTCTCCGCCCAATTTTCACTCTCTTACCAAAACgatccttcttccatcgCCTTCAGTCGAATACTCTTCCAGATGGACTCCATTGTTCAACTTTTCCACCTACTGGGACGAGCTTGATCaggcgaggaagaggagcggTAGACGCTCAGGCGTGATGCGCCAGGGATCAGACGGGCAGGGTGAGAAGTGTTCATTGGGTGACTTGGTCTTGTACGGTGAAACAGTGACGAGTACTCAGACGATGCTTGACAATAAcccccttctccttgccAATCTCGCTACACCGCTCGTCTTCCTCGCATCCTTCCAACTCTCCGGCCGAGGTCGAGGTTCCAACATGTGGTTATCCCCACCTGGCTGTCTCCAATTCTCACTCCTCCTCGACCTCCCCGCTTCCCTTTCATCCAAAATGGTTTTCATTCAATACATCATGGCTCTTGCCGTCTGTGAAGCTGtcgatgaggatgggagATTAGGTGTTCGGATCAAGTGGCCCAACGATATCTACGCAGAGGTTGAAGGTGTGGGTGGTACAGAGATCGGGAGCGGGAAAAAGGgcaaggtcaagttgggtGGAATCTTGGTGAACACTAGCTATGTCGGTGGGAAATGGAGGATTGTTGTTG GATGTGGTATCAACGTTCTCAACGCTCTTCCTACATCGTCCATCTCCCAACTCCACTCGTTACTCTCCGCCAAACTTTCTTCTACATCATCTAATaaacctcttccacctgCGCCTACCATGGAGGGCACTTTTGCTCGTATCATGAGTTCCTTTGATGCCAAATGGGAACAGTTCATCGAGGAGAAGGGTTTCAAAGGATTTATGGATGAGTATCACGGAAGGTGGTTACATTC CGGGCAAGATGTTCTCCTCACCACGACCGAACCCCACACCCGCGTCCGCATCCTCAGTATCACCCCAGACCACGGTCTTCTCCGCTGTATCCCTATCTCTGACAAACCGAAAACCTCTACCGGCCTCACACCCTTGTACAACAGGGATGTCGACGCTGGTGAGGATGACCGTGGTTCTTGgtcttccccttctccttcttctgctccGAGGTTTACAACTGCTGGAGCACAAGCGCAAAACCAGTCATCGTTTGTGGACCTCCAGCCGGATGGGAATAGTTTTGATTTGATGAGCGGATTGATCAAGCGGAAGGTATAA